From the Lathyrus oleraceus cultivar Zhongwan6 chromosome 4, CAAS_Psat_ZW6_1.0, whole genome shotgun sequence genome, one window contains:
- the LOC127137207 gene encoding uncharacterized protein LOC127137207: MEEYSHILGIEIKDQAPFVPTKELPKPQHLAEILHIGKKEVELNLKPKGGTHGFALNFLVDKAITFAEAESWDAFNTIFALVIYGIVLFPNLEEFIDLASIYLFMAQNLVPTLLADTYYFIHVRNEKKKGTIVCCTPLLYRWFISHLSKKGPFIDNEGNLKWSQRIMSVTVEDIFWYFRVYDGVEIIMDYGNLPNVPLLGTKDGINYNPRITLR, translated from the coding sequence ATGGAGGAATACTCACACATTCTGGGGATTGAGATTAAGGATCAGGCTCCCTTTGTCCCTACAAAGGAACTTCCTAAGCCTCAACATCTAGCTGAAATCCTCCACATAGGGAAGAAGGAGGTGGAGCTCAATCTTAAACCTAAGGGTGGGACCCATGGGTTTGCCTTGAATTTTTTGGTTGACAAGGCTATTACATTTGCTGAAGCTGAGAGTTGGGATGCCTTCAACACTATCTTCGCTTTGGTCATATATGGGATCGTGTTGTTCCCAAACTTGGAAGAATTTATTGACTTGGCTTCTATCTATCTCTTCATGGCCCAgaatctcgttcctactcttcttgcagacACATACTACTTCATCCACGTGAGGAATGAGAAGAAGAAGGGGACTATCGTGTGTTGTACCCCCCTGTTGTATAGATGGTTTATTTCGCATCTATCCAAAAAGGGTCCTTTTATTGACAACGAGGgaaatttgaaatggtctcaaaggatcATGTCCGTCACAGTTGAAGACATCTTCTGGTATTTTAGAGTTTACGACGGTGTTGAGATCATCATGGATTATGGTAACTTACCCAATGTACCCCTTCTAGGTACAAAGGATGGAATTAACTATAACCCAAGAATAACATTGCGCTAG